The stretch of DNA GTCGTTTTTTCCGGGTCTAACCAGACAGCACCGCTTTCTGTTTTACCGAACTTTGTTCCGTCAGCTTTTGTTACAAGTGGAATTGTAAGGCCATATGCTTTAGCGCCTTCCCCTGTCATTTTGCGAATCATCTCAAGACCAGTTGTGATATTTCCCCATTGGTCACTGCCACCAATTTGCAATTTACATTGATGATTCTCATATAGATGTTTGAAGTCCATTCCTTGTAAAATCGTATAAGTAAACTCAGTAAATGATATGCCTGTTTCTAAACGAGAAGCAATTGTATCTTTCGCAAGCATATAATTTATCCCAATATGCTTTCCGAAATCCCTTAAAAAGGTAATGATGTTTAATGGTGCTGTCCAATCATAGTTATTTACCATCGTAGCACCATTTTCACCATCAAATGAAAATATTCTTTTTAATTGAGCAGTTAAGCACTCTACATTGTGCTGCACAGTTTCAATTGTTTGCAGTGTTCTTTCCTCAGTTGCCTTTGGATCACCGATTAATCCGGTTGCCCCGCCAACAAGAACGATTGGACGATGTCCATGGTTTTGAAATCTTCTTAAGGTTAAAAACGGAAGCAAATGCCCTATGTGCATACTATCACCAGTTGGGTCCATTCCACAGTATAAAGAAATTTTCTCTTTATTTAATGTATCCTTTAAGCCTTCCTCATCTGTTTGTTGATAAATAATTCCTCTCCATTGCAATTCTTCAAGTAAATTCATTTCTAATTTCCTCCTTTAAAAAAATGGCTCTGTTAAACGCTGTTGTTGATTTCCGCTGCAGGCGCTTAGCGATCGCTGGCGGTCGGGGAGCCTCCTCGTCGCTAACGCTCCTGCGGGGTCTCCCCTGGACACGCATTTCCCGCAGGACATTGAAAATGCTTCCTAGAATAATCACCGCACGAAGAAAATGCGTTAGCATTTTCGAGGAGCTCGCGCCTTCTGCTCCAATCAACACTAAATAGCATTATCAACACTGAGTTTTAAC from Cytobacillus dafuensis encodes:
- the tyrS gene encoding tyrosine--tRNA ligase — translated: MNLLEELQWRGIIYQQTDEEGLKDTLNKEKISLYCGMDPTGDSMHIGHLLPFLTLRRFQNHGHRPIVLVGGATGLIGDPKATEERTLQTIETVQHNVECLTAQLKRIFSFDGENGATMVNNYDWTAPLNIITFLRDFGKHIGINYMLAKDTIASRLETGISFTEFTYTILQGMDFKHLYENHQCKLQIGGSDQWGNITTGLEMIRKMTGEGAKAYGLTIPLVTKADGTKFGKTESGAVWLDPEKTTPYEFYQFWINSADADVIKYLKYFTFLSREEIEKLEQSVQEEPHLRKAQKALAEEMTRLIHGEESLNQAIKITDALFSGEVRNLSAAEIKQGFKDVPSYEHASGEEIGLVDLLVAAKISPSKRQAREDVANGAVSINGERVTDTDYILSVKDRIEDEFTIIRRGKKKYFLIKY